In one window of Hevea brasiliensis isolate MT/VB/25A 57/8 chromosome 10, ASM3005281v1, whole genome shotgun sequence DNA:
- the LOC110659191 gene encoding serine/threonine-protein kinase SAPK1 isoform X2, with product MDRYEILKDIGSGNFGVAKLVKDKWSAELFAVKYIERGLKIDEHVQREIMNHRSLKHPNIIRFKEVFLTPTHLAIVMEYAAGGELFERICNAGRFSEDEARFFFQQLISGVSYCHSMQICHRDLKLENTLLDSSSAPRLKICDFGYSKSSVLHSQPKSTVGTPAYIAPEVLSRKEYDGKIADVWSCGVTLYVMLVGGYPFEDPEDPRNFRKTIQRILSVHYSIPDYVRVSTECKHLLSRIFVANPEERIRMPEIKKHPWLLKNLPIEFMEEEEGSLQDNEKCEDSQSIEEILTIIQEARNSGEGPKLGGLLIGGSMDLDDIDDADIDDIETSGDFVCDL from the exons ATGGATCGCTACGAGATATTGAAAGATATTGGATCAGGAAACTTTGGAGTTGCTAAGCTTGTTAAAGATAAATGGAGTGCTGAACTCTTTGCTGTCAAGTATATTGAGAGAGGCTTAAAG ATTGATGAACATGTGCAGAGAGAGATCATGAACCATAGGTCGTTGAAGCACCCCAACATAATTAGATTCAAAGAG GTCTTTCTCACACCCACTCATTTAGCCATAGTCATGGAATATGCAGCTGGAGGAGAACTTTTTGAGAGAATTTGCAATGCTGGTAGATTCAGTGAAGATGAG GCAAGATTTTTCTTTCAACAACTCATTTCAGGGGTTAGCTACTGCCATTCTATG CAAATTTGCCATAGAGATCTCAAGCTGGAAAACACTCTACTAGACAGCAGCTCAGCGCCGCGTCTTAAGATATGCGACTTTGGCTATTCCAAG TCTTCTGTATTACATTCTCAACCCAAGTCTACAGTGGGAACACCAGCCTATATTGCACCAGAGGTCTTGTCTAGAAAAGAATATGATGGCAAG ATAGCAGATGTTTGGTCTTGTGGGGTTACCTTGTATGTGATGCTGGTTGGTGGTTATCCATTTGAAGATCCAGAAGATCCAAGAAACTTCAGAAAAACCATTCAG AGGATCCTTAGTGTCCACTACTCCATTCCAGACTATGTTAGAGTTTCCACAGAATGTAAACATCTTCTATCTAGGATTTTTGTAGCCAATCCTGAAGAG AGAATAAGAATGCCAGAAATTAAAAAGCATCCTTGGTTGCTAAAGAACTTGCCTATAGAATTCATGGAAGAGGAGGAAGGTAGCTTGCAAGACAACGAAAAATGTGAAGACTCCCAGAGCATTGAAGAAATATTAACGATAATTCAAGAGGCCAGGAATTCTGGAGAGGGTCCCAAACTAGGTGGACTTTTAATTGGAGGGAGCATGGATCTTGATGATATAGATGATGCTGACATAGATGACATAGAGACAAGTGGAGATTTTGTTTGTGATCTATaa
- the LOC110659191 gene encoding serine/threonine-protein kinase SAPK1 isoform X1 — translation MDRYEILKDIGSGNFGVAKLVKDKWSAELFAVKYIERGLKGLFFLVFQIDEHVQREIMNHRSLKHPNIIRFKEVFLTPTHLAIVMEYAAGGELFERICNAGRFSEDEARFFFQQLISGVSYCHSMQICHRDLKLENTLLDSSSAPRLKICDFGYSKSSVLHSQPKSTVGTPAYIAPEVLSRKEYDGKIADVWSCGVTLYVMLVGGYPFEDPEDPRNFRKTIQRILSVHYSIPDYVRVSTECKHLLSRIFVANPEERIRMPEIKKHPWLLKNLPIEFMEEEEGSLQDNEKCEDSQSIEEILTIIQEARNSGEGPKLGGLLIGGSMDLDDIDDADIDDIETSGDFVCDL, via the exons ATGGATCGCTACGAGATATTGAAAGATATTGGATCAGGAAACTTTGGAGTTGCTAAGCTTGTTAAAGATAAATGGAGTGCTGAACTCTTTGCTGTCAAGTATATTGAGAGAGGCTTAAAG GGTCTGTTCTTTTTGGTTTTCCAGATTGATGAACATGTGCAGAGAGAGATCATGAACCATAGGTCGTTGAAGCACCCCAACATAATTAGATTCAAAGAG GTCTTTCTCACACCCACTCATTTAGCCATAGTCATGGAATATGCAGCTGGAGGAGAACTTTTTGAGAGAATTTGCAATGCTGGTAGATTCAGTGAAGATGAG GCAAGATTTTTCTTTCAACAACTCATTTCAGGGGTTAGCTACTGCCATTCTATG CAAATTTGCCATAGAGATCTCAAGCTGGAAAACACTCTACTAGACAGCAGCTCAGCGCCGCGTCTTAAGATATGCGACTTTGGCTATTCCAAG TCTTCTGTATTACATTCTCAACCCAAGTCTACAGTGGGAACACCAGCCTATATTGCACCAGAGGTCTTGTCTAGAAAAGAATATGATGGCAAG ATAGCAGATGTTTGGTCTTGTGGGGTTACCTTGTATGTGATGCTGGTTGGTGGTTATCCATTTGAAGATCCAGAAGATCCAAGAAACTTCAGAAAAACCATTCAG AGGATCCTTAGTGTCCACTACTCCATTCCAGACTATGTTAGAGTTTCCACAGAATGTAAACATCTTCTATCTAGGATTTTTGTAGCCAATCCTGAAGAG AGAATAAGAATGCCAGAAATTAAAAAGCATCCTTGGTTGCTAAAGAACTTGCCTATAGAATTCATGGAAGAGGAGGAAGGTAGCTTGCAAGACAACGAAAAATGTGAAGACTCCCAGAGCATTGAAGAAATATTAACGATAATTCAAGAGGCCAGGAATTCTGGAGAGGGTCCCAAACTAGGTGGACTTTTAATTGGAGGGAGCATGGATCTTGATGATATAGATGATGCTGACATAGATGACATAGAGACAAGTGGAGATTTTGTTTGTGATCTATaa